The following coding sequences lie in one Calypte anna isolate BGI_N300 chromosome 7, bCalAnn1_v1.p, whole genome shotgun sequence genomic window:
- the IHH gene encoding indian hedgehog protein encodes MKPARLLLLLSGCALLLAPAVRGCGPGRVVGSRRRPPRKLIPLAYKQFSPNVPEKTLGASGRYEGKIARNSERFKELTPNYNPDIIFKDEENTGADRLMTQRCKDRLNSLAISVMNQWPGVKLRVTEGWDEDGHHSEESLHYEGRAVDITTSDRDRNKYGMLARLAVEAGFDWVYYESKAHIHCSVKSEHSAAAKTGGCFPGWALATLENGAQTPLWALRPGQRVLAMDGAGRPTYSDFLAFLDKEPRALTSFYVIETQEPPRRLTLTPTHLLFVAENSSAPAARFRPTFASHVRPGHFVLVVSGGGSLQPAEVVGVLDRRDVGAYAPLTRHGTLVVDGVVASCFALVQEQHLAQLAFWPLRLYHSLVGWPGAQGDGVHWYSGMLYHLGRLLLPPDSFHPLGVPQAES; translated from the exons ATGAAGCCGGCGcggcttctgctgctgctgagcgGGTGCGCGCTGCTGCTGGCGCCGGCTGTGCGTGGCTGCGGGCCGGGCAGGGTGGTGGGCAGCCGCCGCCGGCCGCCCCGCAAGCTCATCCCGCTCGCCTACAAGCAGTTCAGCCCCAACGTCCCCGAGAAGACGCTGGGGGCCAGCGGCCGCTACGAGGGCAAGATCGCACGTAACTCGGAGCGCTTCAAGGAGCTCACGCCCAACTACAACCCCGACATCATCTTCAAGGACGAGGAGAACACCGGAGCCGATCGGCTGATGACCCAG CGCTGCAAGGACCGCTTGAACTCGTTGGCCATCTCGGTCATGAATCAGTGGCCAGGAGTGAAGCTGCGGGTGACAGAGGGCTGGGACGAGGATGGGCACCACTCAGAGGAGTCTCTGCATTATGAGGGTCGAGCTGTGGACATCACAACCTCGGACCGTGACCGCAACAAGTACGGGATGTTGGCTCGCCTGGCCGTGGAGGCTGGTTTCGACTGGGTCTACTACGAGTCCAAGGCCCACATCCACTGCTCTGTCAAGTCAG AGCATTCAGCTGCTGCGAAGACAGGGGGCTGCTTCCCAGGGTGGGCGCTGGCAACGCTGGAGAATGGTGCCCAGACACCTCTGTGGGCACTGCGCCCAGGTCAGCGGGTACTGGCGATGGATGGGGCAGGCAGGCCCACCTACAGTGACTTCTTGGCATTCCTGGACAAGGAGCCCCGTGCCCTCACCTCCTTCTATGTCATTGAGACGCAGGAGCCACCCCGGCGCCTGACCCTGACACCCACCCACCTGCTCTTCGTGGCTGAGAACTCCTCGGCGCCCGCCGCCCGCTTCCGCCCCACTTTTGCCAGCCACGTGCGGCCTGGACATTTTGTGCTGGTGGTGTCGGGGGGAGGCAGCTTGCAGCCCGCCGAGGTGGTGGGGGTGCTGGACCGGAGGGATGTGGGAGCCTATGCCCCGCTGACACGCCACGGGACGCTGGTGGTGGACGGTGTGGTGGCCTCATGCTTTGCCCTGGTGCAGGAGCAACATCTGGCACAGCTGGCCTTCTGGCCACTCCGGCTCTACCACAGCCTGGTAGGGTGGCCAGGGGCACAGGGAGATGGGGTGCACTGGTACTCGGGGATGCTCTACCACCTGggcaggctgctcctgcctcctgaCAGCTTTCACCCACTGGGGGTACCCCAGGCAGAGAGCTGA